The genomic region cttttgttgagttctacttttactgcattgtgatcagacagtatgcacagtataatttctgttttcttatatttgctgagacttgctttgtgccctaggatatgatctattttggagaaggttccatgggctgctgagaagaatgtatattgtttagagattggatgaaatgttctgtagacatcaactaggtccatttgatctattgcatattttagatcttggatttctttattgattttttgtttggatgacctatctattgatgataatggggtgttaaagtctcccacaaccactgtgttggagttaatatatgcttttaggtccttcagagtatgtttgatgaaattgggtgtgttgacattgggtgcatacaggttgatgattattatttccttttggtctatttccccttttattagtatggcatgtccttctttatctcatttgatcaatgtaggtttgaaatctactttgtcagagataagtattgctactcctgccttttttcaggagccattggcttggtaaattttcttccagcctttcatcctaagcctatgcttatttctgtcagtgagatgggtctcctgtaagaaacaaattgttggatcttcctttttaatctgtttcattaagcggtgccttttgatgggtgaattaagtctgttaacattaagcattagtaatgataggtatgtggtgattcctgtcatttagttgtcttagttgtttgaaggtttgattgtgtgtacctaagttgaggttactctctactgtcttgctttttcttttcctgtggtatggtgctgcctgtcttttcatggttatgttgagtttcactttctgtgtgcagaatccgttgaagaatcctttgtagtggtggctttgtggtcacatattgttttagtttctgcttatcatggaagacttttattgctccatctattttgaatgatagttttgctgggtagagtgccctggggttgaagttattttcattcagtgcctggaagatctctccccaagctctttttgcttttaatgtttctgttgagaagtctgctgtgattttgatgggtttacctttgtatgttatttgttttttctctcttacagccttcaatattcttttcctagtttctgaacttgttgttttaatgataatatgtcgtggagtagttctattttgatctggtctgttcagtgtcctggaggcctcttgcatctgtatgggaatatctttctctagatttgggaaattttccgttattattttgttgaatagattacgcattcccttcacttacacctcttcttcttcttcgatgcccatgattctcaagtttggtcttttgatggagtcggtgagttcttccattttcttttcacaggtcttgagttgtttatttaatagttcttcagtttttcctttaattgccatttcatcttcaagttctgagattctgtcttctgtttgttctattctgctggattggccttccattttgttttgcagttctgttttgttcttttttctgaggttttccatatcctggatgttttcctctttaatgttgtctgtttttgtcctgagttcatttttctgtttattcatcgtgttctctctttcactttggtgtttatacagtgcttctatggtttcctttatttcttcttttgctttctcaaattctctatttttgttgtcttggaatttcttgagtgtctcctgtacattttggttgaccctatccagtatcatctctatataaaattctcattgagtacctgtagtatgtcttctttgaaattattcttgtggccttcattgggtcctttggcatagtttatcttcattttgttggagtctggatctgagtacctgttttcttcattcccctctggttcctgtactaattttttgctgtggggaaactggtttccctgttttttctgtcttcccatcattgtctttggtgttgttactgtccctgtactgtgtgcaattaagtattttctagcttgtaataataacaatggtaatatttagaatggaagggtgagctgagatggaaagcaagaagttaaagaaatgggaaaaacaaatacagactggaaggagaaaacagaacaaggtatcagacaagaaggtttcaaaggtataaacagggagctttagtgtactaatcaacagtaagctgaacatacattagagagacagagagaggattgaaaatcataaatataaaaaataaagataagaataaaaataaaaaataggtaaataaaagaaaaatttatatataaaaatgtattaaaataaaatgaaaaaatagaaaattaaaaaaaaccccaaaccaaaaaacctccaagttcaaatgcaatgaagtttcagtcttaataatttgggtgtccgtctcagtctccaatcctggagatggtgcctcagatgttctgtatttgtctcatcaaaggggatgcataaagtagaacaaaactacacacacacgcacaaaaaaaaaccccaccaagtgtcccaagttcaaatgcaacacagtttcagtaagtttttcagcatgcaggtgtaattcagttgttctctcatcgagggtagggagaaaaagaaaaaaaagaatctggagacagttctgagaatggtagctgcagctgtggcttgcctgcccactgctgtcagcctgctgttgctggaggcgttgtttatgcagatctctggggtgagcttcgcactcacctggccctgcaggctttgtttgctcagatttctcctttgcgggagcctctgctacaggctttcccctttccaagcactgggaaaggtgacactgtacccgtgttgtcaggcctgcgtgtttatttacagttcatgtgggaggtgggtcttcccccctctcctgtggagttttcctcccaccaccactttcacaagctttcctgctcctgattactgggcagtgctgctgctcctgccagccgccatgtttgtttacagctcacatgggaagtgggtcgtccctcctctcctgtggagttttcctccctccgccactctcacaagctttcccgctcctggttgctgggcacgcaccccgcccccgctcccgccagagacTCTCCGGCCAGGCTgtctcgtttatttacagtcccgggaaggattcccttcccccaatcttcggcactcagtgtgccccaccctctttcttgcgtgtctttattgctcttattgcttatcactcagtttctcttttttccccttgtggaggttggtctgtccagggggctatgctgctctggcccaggcttgtctgtgggggaaccgcggtaccgcgaagctcacctggtccgcgtcttcccaagccgtatgggcgccggcaactggcggcccggggaccctccttgtttctccgtttaacgtgaagtggagattctctgcaccagctggaggtgtggaggggtcaaagttatgccttttctcagtgattatgcctgcaaagtgtgtatccagcgtctctccaagatttcactataggaggctcactttttgcttcctctctctagccgccatcttggaatcaccaAAGCCCACGTTAACTTTTGCCTCCCATGCATCCTGGTGGAGCTGAGCTCATTCTGAGCCACTCAGGATGTGCCATCCATTATGACAACGGGCACGCTCTCAGTGAGAGCCAAGGCCACCATTCAGGAGTGACGCCAAGTAACTGAGTCGTCCTTGTTTTCTAGGGGGGGCCGTCGGGGGCCTGTTGGGAGCCTGGATGGCAAGGGGGCAATTTAAGCCCGTGCCTCAGATCCTCATGGAGCTGCCTCCTGCTGAGCAGCAGAAGCTCTTTAACGAGGTTGCGGCCATCGTCAGGAACTTAGACTGGATGGACGCCGTGAAGCTGACCACGCTGGTCATGGGCAGCCAggccctgcagcagcagctggtggCCATGCTGGTGAACTTTATCATCAATGGGTTGGGGGCCGAGATTCGCTATGATGACTAGGCCTCTCCCCCTGGGAAACGGGGGGCTGCGGATAGACGATTCTGGGACCCTTCAGAGGTGACCATGGTGTTGGGGCCACCTGGCTGGTTTCCCTGAGAACTCTGCAGTGTGTTAGCCCCAGGTGGAGGAGACAACCTGCTGGAGAGAACACCAGTGTGCTGTGTCATGCcaagctggcattacaggtgtgcacccccaCACCTGActtcaataaaaattttgaatcAGTGTCTTTAAGACATTTAATATGCAACTCCTTCAGTGCGAAGACATGCTCTCCCATTACAAAGTCAAGTTTCTCACTCCAACGTTACTGAGCTGCTAACTGAAGAAGCCAGAATTTGATCCCACATCTGTACAACCCCAATGCCCTCAAACACTGTACAGAGGCTTTCAAATTTATGGGAACTGGTAGTTCTTGAATTGtgttacattatatatatttatttattggtgggatttgaactcaaggcttcatgcttgcaaagcaggtgctctacttgagccacacctccagtccattttgctctggttattttggagataggatctcatgagctCTTTCCCTGGGCTCTCctagaacctcaatccttccaatctcagcctccctcatagctaggattaaaggtgtgagccaccagcacctggctttgttCTCCAGAGGCAATCTGTGAGTTTTAAACTGTTCTTGAGATTTAAATCATGAGTCACATTGGGTAGTGTGATGAAACCTCACACCATCCTGCTCCATCATGCCTGGGTCATGAATCACTTCTTCGAccagtgtatccacactgtatgCACTGCCTCCCCATCACTCACTCACCAGCCACCTCAGTTATTAGGTCAACTTGTAACCCCTGTTGTGGTCATGTTCAAGCcagccttatttcacttaataagaGTGCCGGAGCTCAAAAGGAAAAGGAGGCACCACGTATAAAATCTGGAGGGTCAGACTATCTGTGGTACTGTGTTAGCAACACTACAGGGcatataggaaaaacaaaagtGTGGCCAGGCCGCAGGGgtccacacctgcaatcccagctactcccgAGTCAGAGATCAGGGGAATCGCGGTTAAGAGCCAGCCTGGAcgaatagttcagaagaccctatctcaaaaatacccaccacaaaaaagggctggtggagtggctcaagtggtagagcgcctgcctagcaagcgtgagccctgagttcaaacatcagtaccaccaaaaagaaaaaagaaaagaaaagaaaaagtgtgagATTATCCTGCATTCAGGTAAATCCCAAGGGGGTCGGTCTTGGAACAGAGCCATCGTGGATGAGGGAGACTACTGCATGCATCTGGATCCTACCTCTTTgcagatttgggttttttttttactgtgcaaAAACTGTTGTAAGAATCCACAGCCATAATTCTGCAGAAAACCCATTTTAGGAGTGGTGTCTGGACCCTGAGTGGGAGCCAGCCTTACAGACCAAGAATGCAGAACTCAGCATCCTGGAGCCCCTGCAGCAGGAGTCCTGGCACCCTTCAGAGCAGCTTTCCTGAGACTTTTCCAGTGCAGTCGACAGATGCTAAGCTGGGTATAACAGACAGAAGCTACACAGTGACCAGGTGTTTTACAGTGGGACTTTTTGAAAGGTTTCACCATTGACTTGGTTGCATTGGCTATCGCGATGAGCAGTTGAACTAAAACTCATTTTGACAGCCTAGCTTTTCAGGATCGTGGCTCCTGGGTAAATCAGGTAATGCCTTCTGTCTCCCTTTCCAGGTGGCTTCCACCATGTTCTTCTCTGTGATTAAGATGTTATTGTCATGATGTTTGTGTGTGGCCAACTTCTGAGCAATAGAGGAATAGAACAGGGTTCTCTtccagggggaggagggggagaaggcaTTTAATGTTCCTGGATGCTGATGGACAGGGAGGAGTCTAGAAGCAAGACACAGAGCACTCAGAGTAGGGACAGGTATGTCTGAGTCCTCCCCTTTTCTCATAGTCCATGTGCCATGGAGGACACCTGTCTGCAACTTCTGAATTCAAGGACTGGGTCACCTATCCCACTCTTGATGTCCAAAGTCAGATCCGAAGACCTCCTGGGGTTGTCAGAAGTGCAGAATcttgccaggcgtggtggtgtacccctataatcccagctattcaggaaatagaggtaggaggattgcagtccaaagccagctctgggcaaaagtaagattctgtctgaaaaataagcgAAAGCAGGCTGGCGGAGCGCCTCAAGCttaagagcgcttgcctagcaagtgtgagaccctgagtacaaaccccagtaccgccaaaaggaGGTGCAGAGTCCTGCTGTACCACGCTGGTTGCCTTTAACAAGGTCTTACATGATCCTGTGCTTTTGTGGGCGTTCTTGACCTAAAGCGTatcagaaagaaagaggaagggacatTTGGGGGAGGAGCCCTGGGTTCTAGAGGTCTGGGAGCCACGGATTCCCTCTAAGGGCTGGAAACTCCCAGAATTGACAGGGCAGTTTGACATTGAGACCCCTGGTTCTGGATAACCACGGAGTCAGAAAAATCTCCTATTACGAAAAGCCGTTAACCAACGGTGCCACACCCTTCCTCTGTCCACCTCCTTCGGCTTTCCAGCTGTGCAGAAGGGGACATGCTGACGGAGCTCTGGTCCCCAAGTTCCCCGAAGTCCAAGGACACAGCTCTGATTTCTCTTCCCAGCCCTAATGTTTGGACTCCCCTTTCCCACCCATCACTTGGTGGACAGAGCCCTCACCTCACAGCAAGGTCAAGTTTCTTCACCCCAGAGAATTGATCTAAAGGTCTCTGCTAATGGTCTGTCCGTCTGTCCATCCTTCCATATGGCAAGCGCCTGCGATTCTTTGATTTACTTTATTCTCTGGTGGCTTCATAGAACGAGTTTGGACATCTTGTCTGCTCCTGACGTCCCATGTGTAGGGTCTTTGAGGAACAGGTGTTCAAGGAAGCATGCTGGCACAGAATGTCCACTTCGTGCCATCAAACACGCACTGAGTGCAACATCCCCGACTCAAAACAGACATGTCACCTCCATGTGAGGTGACATCTTACAAGAATCCAGCCTGTGAAGGTTTAGTCTGCTGACATTGTGCTCGGGGCTGCACAGCAGACAAGTGCCAGAGTGGTCCCATGGTCCCGTCCTTTGTCCTCCTCTGGCACGGTGTTAGCTCGGATGCCCTGGCATGTGAGAGAGGACACCTGACTGCGACTTTCCGGTCCCTGCCAGGCTGTGTGTGCTGAGGATCACAGGGGCAGTTGAAAGGGCGCTGGAGCAACAAAGGTTAGGTTCACTCCCTGGTGCAGAGCAGCCTAGCCTGTGGCTGTCATAAATGAGAAGCttatcagaaggcagagacctTTGATCCACTCTGCTGTTCCCTTTACTTCTCAGCTAACTGCTGGCCTGCTGCTCTGAGACAGAACACTTGCCACGGTGTAGCCGACTGTCACACACTCGGCTGAGCTGCTTGTTCTCTTAGATCAGCCAATATGCCTGTCAAGGTGCAAGACGTCATGAAGCTGCTGTGCTCCATCTCtgagaagaggaagatgaaggcAGCTGTCAAGCACACGCTGATGGGCGTCCTGGTCACAGGGGCAGCAACCTTTGTCGGTGGTTTAGCTTTTGGGCCACCAGGACTAGCTGCTGGTAAGTGTGGGTGTCTCACAGAGACAGCAGCCTGTGGGTGTCATAAGAAAGTCTTTGAAGTCAGGGGCCGGTGGCTTACGCCttgaatcctagctactggggaggcaaggatcaggaggatcgcagttcaaagccagtccaggcaaacccAATCACATAAcccaatcacaaaaaaaaaaaaaaaaaaaagaatgggatagcagagtggctcatggtgtaggtcctgagtgcaaactgcactactgaaaaaaaaaaaagttaagtcttTGGAACCACAGGAGGAAGGAGCTTGTAAGAGCCATGCCCCTCGCCCTGTGTGTGGAGACTGTGGAGGGCAGGCTGCTTCTGGGAAATGACCCTTTGTGTGTCATATGTCCTGTTAGAAATACAAGCTTGtagccaggcacccatggctcacacctataatcctagctacttgggaggctgagatgaggaggatcgtggttcaaggccaatacaccaaaatagtttgtgagacctccatctctaaaataaccagagcaaaatggactagaggtgtggttcaaatggtagagtgcctgctttttgaGTGTGagccttgagttcagaccccagtctcaccagaaaacaaaacaaaaaaccaagaaacagaAGAGAGCTGGGTCTCCGAGCTCCTGCTATGAGCAGAGCCTGTGTGACACTCCCCTTCTCAAAGCAAAACATCCAAGGCTGGAAAAGCAATAAACAAGACAGCCTCCCTTTACTCGTAGAAGAGTGATCTCTACCTGCATTTTAACACCTGCTTCCATCTGGGAACCAGCTTCAGCAATGAATGGACGTTCGGCTAATTTTCCTATTGCTCCTTGGAAATAAGATGGATCTATTCCCTCTGGATTGGGGACTGTGTCACAGGCCTCAGGCTCAGGGCTCCAGCCCAACCATAGTGTAGGATGGACTCAGAGAGCTGGCTGACGCCCAAGGGAGATGATATGAACTCCAGGCAGCCTCTGATGGGCATCCTGTGACTGCTGGGCACCTGCCATGCTTGGCTGGCTAgctatttactgaatgaatgccCTGTGCTGGGAGGCAGGGCTCAGAGAGCTCA from Castor canadensis chromosome 16, mCasCan1.hap1v2, whole genome shotgun sequence harbors:
- the LOC109674616 gene encoding protein C19orf12-like encodes the protein MARGQFKPVPQILMELPPAEQQKLFNEVAAIVRNLDWMDAVKLTTLVMGSQALQQQLVAMLVNFIINGLGAEIRYDD